The Verrucomicrobiia bacterium genomic interval GGCACATACCGGCTGCTTCAATATCTTTATGAACAAGTTCCTAGGAGGAAGCAGCGGATAGTTTCTGGCAGGGGTCACATTCCCCTGCCTCAAAACCAGAGTTATCAACTATTGATGCCTCTGGTTTTTTATTTGCCTATCCCGCCGTTCCCCGTGCCTGCCGATCCTTCACCACTTTAATCATCTCGGTGTAAGACTTTTCCATGTCTACATTAAGGTGCTTGCCCAACATGAGGACTGCCCACAGCACATCTGCCAGCTCGTGCTCAATTTTCTTGTCGATATCTTCACCATCACGGTAGCCCTCTTTGGCCATAACCTGCTCCGCAAGCTCACCGAGGTCCGTCATGAGAAAACCAAGGTATACGAGGGGCGTGCGTACGCCATATCCTTTATCCTTGCCGGATTGGATATAGGCGTCATCTATTTCGCTTCCGAGTTGTTGGAGTTCTGAGAGGTGCATATCGAGTAGTTGGCCTGTGGCCTTCACTTATTAGTACGGCTGGTAATTAACCGAGGCGGCAAGCTCCTGCGCCTCATACTCGGAAAAATCGCCGGTCACCATGAGCTCGCCTTCCGTAATGGATGAAACCACTAACGGCTCGGCAATAAGCTTGCCCTTCACATAGACCGGCAGTGTCTTGCCGATATTCTCACGGGTTGCCTTGGCAAACTTTTCCCAACTAGAAGGCAAGAGGGTAAAGGTAATTTGGGGCTGCGGTTCGCTCAAGCCATTCACGGTCCAACCCGCCGATGCACTCGTAATATCCTCACCATTGAGAATTTCCACCCCCGCTTCGTCCTTGATGGTGAAAACAGAGGCTTCCTTACCTGTAAGTGGGGTGGGGCTAGGTGTGGGAGTGGCGGAGGCACTAGGGGCCGGATAAGGATCCCGCGGGTCAAGAACACCTGGGTTGTAGATTGAGAAAAGACCAAAGATAAGGCCCAGGGAGATCGCGGCCAAGGTTGCCCGGGACAGCGCTTTCTGACTCTTGAAAAGGGACATCGCAAGGAAAGAAGCAATCATAAAGGGTACCAAGCCTATGAGGAAGGAAAGCACGTTAAGCTCCGAGTGGACGGCATGTCCAAACTGGATATTAAGCATGAAATACCAGCCTGCCACAACCATGATCCACGCCAGGACTATCGCTACACGATCAGGTGCGTTTCCATTTTGATCAGGTGATGGAGCACTACCTGTCACGGTAGGCGGCACGGGTACTTGCTGCTGGTTTTCAGGAGGCGTACTTGTCTCTGGTTCCATACGAAGAGGTTCTTGATGTTGGATTCAGTATAACAGTACGCCCCTGGCTAGGAAGTGTGAATTGGTGCTCCTGGAAAGTCATCCAAATAAAAAAGCAGAGGAAAACTCCTCTGCTTGAAACTAATGAGCGCCTAACCGGGTACCGGCGTGCGCTCGAACATCTCTTCAAATTCCAGTTCTTCCCTAACCGTAAGGGCAGCATAGGGTCCAGGCATGGGGAATCCCCGCATGAGCACCTCGTTGACGTGTACAGCCCCGGCTCCCCGCCTGACTTGTTGATAGGGTGAGAGGAAGAGGTACATCTTACGCGCCTCCTCCT includes:
- a CDS encoding MazG nucleotide pyrophosphohydrolase domain-containing protein, with protein sequence MHLSELQQLGSEIDDAYIQSGKDKGYGVRTPLVYLGFLMTDLGELAEQVMAKEGYRDGEDIDKKIEHELADVLWAVLMLGKHLNVDMEKSYTEMIKVVKDRQARGTAG